The window ACGGGGATTGAATTCATAACAGAGGTTGACGATCGCACGGGTCTCGGGTTCGCTCTCGGGGAACGGACCGCCGAACCGGCGGGGGGACGGCCCATCGATGCCGGATTCCTTTTCGAGTTTTCGCAGTTCGGACCAACCGGCGTCGAAATTGTGGTTGAGGTCCACCCCGTTGAGATTGCAGTTGAAAATCGATGGATCGCCGCCGCAGATTTCGGCCAGCGCCGAACGGTCGAGCGGCGATAAAACCCCGTTTCCGAAGGCGATCTCGGTGCCGTCGGGATTATGACAGGGTACGACGACAATCCCTTTTTTGCGGAAGGCCGACCGCACATCGAAGCCGCAGAACTGCCGACCGGTCTCGATGGCTTTGCAGAGTTTTTGCAGCCAACCGGCCAAAACCGCAACAGTGATATACTCAAGCGGGTGGGTACCGGCCAAAAACAACACAAAATCGTCCCCGCCCAGTTTGATGTACGGGATTTCCCTGCCCCCGACCGAACTGCCCGCACTGCCGAGCTGTACAAAATCATAACGGGCCAATTCTCCGCACGCCCGGCAGAGCTGCGTGTAAAACGAACCACCGACCGCAAATTTCGCCATGATGACCACTCCCCGAAAACTTTATGAAAAGAGAGGGCGTTTTATGAATCTTTTTGATCTGCACTGCGATACCGCGACCGCCGCTTTCGACGCCGGCAAACCGTTTTCGGCGTTTTCGCTGCCGTTTTTAAAAAGCCCGTATGAGAGTTGGGTTCAGACATTTGCAATCTGCATTGATCCTACCGAAAAAGAAGAAGCAAGAGCGTATTTTGGCAATGTGTCTGATTATCTGCTCAAAGAACTGCCCCGATATCCTGCGGTGACGCCGGTGCTTGCGGTTGAAAACTGCGGCAATATCATTCAAAATCCGGACGAGGACATTGCGATGTTAAAAGCGCTGGGGTTTCGGATCGTATCGCTGACCCATAACCCGGATAATCCGCTGTGCGGCGGGATCAAGGGCGACGGGCGGGGGCTTTCGCCGCTCGGGAAAGAGGTTATTTCGGCATTGGTGCTGAACGGGATTACGCTCGACTGCTCGCACTGCTCCGACAAGGCGTTTTGGGATATCTGTGAGGCGACCGATGAGACCTTTATCGCGACCCACTCCGATTCCAGAACCGTCTGCGGTGAGACGCGCAACCTGACCGACGAGCAGGCAAAGGAGATTTTTCGGCGCGGCGGATTGGTCGGATTGAATTTTTACGAGGCGTTTTTGGGAGACGGCGGGTCTGTTCGTGCGCTGATCACCCATATTGAACGGTTTTTTGCGCTGGGTGGTGAAAAATGTCTTGCGATCGGAAGTGATTACGACGGTGCGCAAATTGCGAAAGAACTGTTTGATCTGAAAAAGGTTGAAAAACGGATTGCCAAGGTCTTCGGGCAAAGCGCGGCGGACGATATTTTTTATAACAACGCGGCGCGTTTTTTCGGTTAAGCCGTAGGAGCGGATCGGTTTTACTGTTCGAAAGGTGGTAAAATGGAATACCCGATCAGAAAGCAACTTCGGTTAAAAGGTTATGATTATGCCCAAAATAATGCATATTTTATTACGATATGCACCAATCACCAAATGCATTTATTTGGCGAAATTATGGATCAGGCCGTAGGGGCGGCACCATGTGGCCGCCCGATTGAAATGAAAAAGGACAGAAAAAATGACCGGGAGTGGTTACCGCTGAATGCAAATTTAAATGATGCAGGTAAGATGGTTGAAAAATGGCTGTTGAAAACAGAAAGCAAATATACCTGTGTAAAAATCGATGGTTACGTAATCATGCCGAATCATATCCATTTTGTGATTTTCAATATGAGAGAAGACGCGAGAGAAAGCGCGTCTTTGCCGCAAATCATCGGCTGGTTTAAAACCATGACAACGAACGATTATATCAAAGGGGTTAAGAACAGATTATGTAAGCCGTTTCACAAGCATTTAAGGCAACGCAATTATTATGAGCATGTAATACGCAACGAAAAGGATTTAAATGAGATAAGAAAATATATCGTGGAGAATCCTCTGAAATGGACATTAG of the Oscillospiraceae bacterium genome contains:
- a CDS encoding membrane dipeptidase, with translation MNLFDLHCDTATAAFDAGKPFSAFSLPFLKSPYESWVQTFAICIDPTEKEEARAYFGNVSDYLLKELPRYPAVTPVLAVENCGNIIQNPDEDIAMLKALGFRIVSLTHNPDNPLCGGIKGDGRGLSPLGKEVISALVLNGITLDCSHCSDKAFWDICEATDETFIATHSDSRTVCGETRNLTDEQAKEIFRRGGLVGLNFYEAFLGDGGSVRALITHIERFFALGGEKCLAIGSDYDGAQIAKELFDLKKVEKRIAKVFGQSAADDIFYNNAARFFG
- a CDS encoding transposase yields the protein MEYPIRKQLRLKGYDYAQNNAYFITICTNHQMHLFGEIMDQAVGAAPCGRPIEMKKDRKNDREWLPLNANLNDAGKMVEKWLLKTESKYTCVKIDGYVIMPNHIHFVIFNMREDARESASLPQIIGWFKTMTTNDYIKGVKNRLCKPFHKHLRQRNYYEHVIRNEKDLNEIRKYIVENPLKWTLDEYYNNENHKESGSYVDV
- a CDS encoding M14 family zinc carboxypeptidase; protein product: MAKFAVGGSFYTQLCRACGELARYDFVQLGSAGSSVGGREIPYIKLGGDDFVLFLAGTHPLEYITVAVLAGWLQKLCKAIETGRQFCGFDVRSAFRKKGIVVVPCHNPDGTEIAFGNGVLSPLDRSALAEICGGDPSIFNCNLNGVDLNHNFDAGWSELRKLEKESGIDGPSPRRFGGPFPESEPETRAIVNLCYEFNPRQAIALHSQGEEIYWRYGDILPKHSEIMAHILAISCNYTLGEPEGIASHGGFKDWFIREFDRPAFTFEIGKGKNPLPITDTPALLKRLSDTLLIAALM